From the Argopecten irradians isolate NY chromosome 13, Ai_NY, whole genome shotgun sequence genome, one window contains:
- the LOC138306749 gene encoding phosphatidylinositol 4-phosphate 5-kinase type-1 gamma-like isoform X3: protein MATNLLQTSEFRERENDVSSVKEGSEDECDDDGKQKLRPPPIETPTNVMGHGPRTPGGSKEKEKKIGHRRVDETGIVTYKKKPTSELMAAIQLGIGASVGGLSSKPERDVLMQDFQVVDSVFFPSEGSNLTPAHHYSDFRFKTYAPIAFRYFRELFGIQPDDFLLSLCDEPLKELSNPGASGSIFYLTSDDEFIIKTVQHKEADFLQKLLPGYYMNLNQNPRTLLPKFYGLYCYQCGGKNIRFVVMNNLLPSSVRLHEKYDLKGSTYKRKASKHERSKNSPTLKDLDFIDIHPEGILLEKDKHDALVKTMQRDCRVLESFKIMDYSLLLGIYNLDQVTRDKVKESETVNQETTTNSSAGTSQGGASSLPPDSLADSYPGATTSPPKTGSSLARTKSMKTRLANYSTAIEAIQASRGYDDDEDEDEDIPPGGIPAKNAKGERLLMYMGVIDVLQSYRFKKKFEHTMKSIVIDGDTISVHRPSYYSQRFQNFFEKRVFRKLQTPLKHSPSKRKPGGPKKSSGHSESEGVTEVPRRTGVTDRSHRTISFTEDKTPIPGTTGGRPDLLPENSTPPPTFDEAVGSLTPKRGRSGTDISHSPKSVSPSGESISEGRRPEVQVSGTFQVTYQESSTSLSHTSPVMRTSPPLSISESTPTHTDYTEGTPSYTPSSPSCYSDIDQAFQAELDKDVQVQASPSTLSPARSKVTVTTTSSTETSYTSALENPYSSDSERGPTNSDSNYSDSARPSPDKVGQGRINKPQVQGHISTPVSNYNDIQNNSTNEEGEVSKTKGQSSQGSNELEVQESEVNVYDLESSLTYDSDDSSFVTNSEVSSTFSMPDDPSSPSFYGDGVHCVPPDVTTTNTTKFRKSVPYTNTPHVPIPSKPGGLINFLSSGSPPSKLPGDSHQNKGVTFKAETVGSPRKTVNSPDNKYLRPQKSSSSKVSAFTRFRKFSTSEDKVPVKSGRSVQGMSVGTFKPIQHETSLHRPVSLKDFRTLSNSPLLDEGSKRHRTLSTSPQSERLARKQEEDKDRESTYL, encoded by the exons AATGTGATGATGATGGGAAACAGAAACTACGACCCCCTCCCATAGAG ACACCTACTAATGTAATGGGGCACGGGCCTCGGACCCCAGGGGGGTCGAAAGAGAAGGAGAAGAAAATCGGGCACAGACGAGTCGATGAGACGGGAATTGTCACTTACAAAAAG AAACCAACCTCTGAGTTGATGGCAGCCATTCAGCTGGGTATTGGGGCCAGTGTAGGGGGGCTCTCATCCAAACCTGAACGTGATGTGCTCATGCAGGATTTCCAAGTCGTGGACAGTGTATTCTTTCCTTC GGAAGGAAGTAACCTAACACCGGCCCATCATTACAGTGATTTCAGGTTCAAGACCTACGCTCCGATCGCATTTAGGTACTTTCGGGAATTGTTTGGCATTCAGCCGGACGATTTTCTG CTGTCGTTATGTGACGAGCCATTAAAGGAACTGTCCAATCCTGGTGCTAGTGGTAGTATATTTTACCTGACGTCAGACGACGAGTTCATCATAAAAACTGTACAGCACAAAGAAGCGGATTTCTTACAGAAACTATTACCAGGATATTATATG AATTTAAACCAAAATCCCAGGACGTTACTGCCCAAGTTCTACGGCTTATATTGTTATCAG TGTGGTGGGAAAAATATCCGATTTGTGGTTATGAACAATTTATTACCATCTTCTGTGAGACTTCATGAAAAGTATGATCTTAAAGGAAGCACGTACAAACGGAAGGCATCGAAACACGAACGAAGTAAAAACAGTCCTACACTTAAAGACTTAGATTTTATTGACATTCATCCTGAAGGGATTCTATTGGAAAAGGACAAACATGATGCGTTAGTGAAAACCATGCAGAGAGATTGTCGG GTGCTAGAGAGTTTTAAGATTATGGACTACAGCTTATTGTTAGGGATATATAACTTAGATCAGGTAACTCGGGATAAG GTTAAGGAGTCGGAGACCGTTAATCAGGAAACAACAACAAATTCGAGTGCTGGGACGTCCCAGGGCGGGGCCTCGTCTCTACCGCCTGATTCGCTCGCAGATTCATACCCAGGTGCCACAACTTCTCCTCCCAAAACAG gtTCATCGCTGGCAAGGACCAAGTCAATGAAGACACGATTAGCTAACTATTCCACTGCTATCGAGGCTATTCAAGCGTCCAGAGGATACGATGACGACGAAGATGAGGATGAAGATATACc ACCTGGAGGTATTCCAGCTAAGAATGCCAAAGGTGAACGTCTCCTAATGTACATGGGTGTTATAGATGTTCTACAGAGTTACAGGTTTAAGAAGAAGTTCGAACACACAATGAAATCCATAGTTATAGACGGC GACACGATATCGGTTCATCGACCAAGCTACTATTCCCAAAGATTCCAGAACTTTTTTGAAAAACGTGTATTTAGAAAGCTACAAACTC CCCTGAAGCATTCACCTTCTAAGAGGAAGCCTGGCGGTCCTAAGAAGTCTTCAGGTCATTCCGAGTCGGAAGGTGTGACAGAAGTTCCAAGGAGGACAGGGGTCACGGACAGGTCACATAGGACCATTAGTTTTACAGAAGACAAAACACCCATTCCAG GTACCACAGGAGGCAGGCCGGATCTGCTACCAGAAAATTCCACACCACCCCCAACATTTGACGAGGCGGTGGGCTCTCTGACACCCAAAAGAGGGCGTAGTGGAACAGACATATCTCATTCTCCTAAATCTGTATCCCCTTCGGGGGAGAGTATTAGTGAGGGAAGGAG ACCTGAAGTACAGGTGAGCGGTACATTCCAAGTAACCTACCAGGAGTCGAGTACATCATTATCTCACACCTCCCCCGTGATGCGGACCTCCCCTCCCCTCAGCATCTCCGAGTCGACACCCACACATACAGACTACACTGAGGGAACTCCCAGCTACACACCATCTAGTCCGAGTTGCTATAGTGACATAG ATCAAGCTTTCCAGGCAGAGCTGGACAAAGATGTACAAGTACAAGCGTCTCCCTCAACACTTTCTCCTgcaaggtcaaaggtcactgTGACCACTACAAGTAGTACAGAGACATCATATACAAGTGCTCTGGAAAACCCGTACAGCAGCGATAGTGAACGGGGTCCAACAAACTCTGACAGTAACTATAGTGACAGTGCACGACCTTCGCCTGACAAAGTGGGTCAAGGTCGCATAAATAAACcacaagttcaaggtcacataTCAACACCAGTGTCAAATTACAATGATATTCAAAACAATTCCACAAATGAGGAAGGTGAAGTGTCAAAGACCAAAGGTCAAAGTTCGCAGGGGTCTAATGAATTAGAAGTTCAGGAGTCAGAAGtg AATGTTTATGACCTTGAGTCCTCCTTGACCTATGATTCCGACGACTCGTCATTTGTTACCAACAGCGAGGTCTCATCTACTTTTTCTATGCCCGATGATCCCTCGTCTCCCAGTTTCTATGGTGATGGTGTACACTGTGTCCCCCCTGACGTTACCACTACTAACACCACCAAGTTTCGTAAATCAGTTCCATATACTAACACTCCCCACGTACCAATCCCTTCTAAGCCGGGAGGTCTTATCAACTTCCTCAGCTCCGGTAGTCCCCCATCAAAGCTGCCTGGGGACAGTCATCAAAACAAGGGAGTTACTTTCAAAGCCGAGACTGTCGGAAGTCCGCGCAAAACTGTCAACTCACCTGATAACAAGTATCTGCGTCCACAGAAATCCAGCAGCAGCAAGGTCTCTGCTTTTACCAGGTTTAGAAAGTTTAGTACCAGTGAGGATAAAGTGCCGGTTAAATCCGGGCGGTCAGTACAAGGGATGAGTGTTGGCACTTTTAAACCGATACAGCATGAGACTTCCTTACACCGACCGGTCAGTCTAAAGGATTTCCGGACGCTGTCCAACTCACCACTGTTAGACGAGGGGTCAAAACGACATAGGACGCTGTCCACGTCTCCGCAGTCTGAGAGACTCGCCAGAAAACAGGAAGAGGATAAAGATAGGGAATCAACTTATCTTTGA
- the LOC138306749 gene encoding phosphatidylinositol 4-phosphate 5-kinase type-1 gamma-like isoform X1: MATNLLQTSEFRERENDVSSVKEGSEDECDDDGKQKLRPPPIETPTNVMGHGPRTPGGSKEKEKKIGHRRVDETGIVTYKKKPTSELMAAIQLGIGASVGGLSSKPERDVLMQDFQVVDSVFFPSEGSNLTPAHHYSDFRFKTYAPIAFRYFRELFGIQPDDFLLSLCDEPLKELSNPGASGSIFYLTSDDEFIIKTVQHKEADFLQKLLPGYYMNLNQNPRTLLPKFYGLYCYQCGGKNIRFVVMNNLLPSSVRLHEKYDLKGSTYKRKASKHERSKNSPTLKDLDFIDIHPEGILLEKDKHDALVKTMQRDCRVLESFKIMDYSLLLGIYNLDQVTRDKVKESETVNQETTTNSSAGTSQGGASSLPPDSLADSYPGATTSPPKTGSSLARTKSMKTRLANYSTAIEAIQASRGYDDDEDEDEDIPPGGIPAKNAKGERLLMYMGVIDVLQSYRFKKKFEHTMKSIVIDGDTISVHRPSYYSQRFQNFFEKRVFRKLQTPLKHSPSKRKPGGPKKSSGHSESEGVTEVPRRTGVTDRSHRTISFTEDKTPIPGTTGGRPDLLPENSTPPPTFDEAVGSLTPKRGRSGTDISHSPKSVSPSGESISEGRRPEVQVSGTFQVTYQESSTSLSHTSPVMRTSPPLSISESTPTHTDYTEGTPSYTPSSPSCYSDIDQAFQAELDKDVQVQASPSTLSPARSKVTVTTTSSTETSYTSALENPYSSDSERGPTNSDSNYSDSARPSPDKVGQGRINKPQVQGHISTPVSNYNDIQNNSTNEEGEVSKTKGQSSQGSNELEVQESEVKSVSPTTIHKQRRVHFESDDEAEPSGSNIVKPETPSWQENVYDLESSLTYDSDDSSFVTNSEVSSTFSMPDDPSSPSFYGDGVHCVPPDVTTTNTTKFRKSVPYTNTPHVPIPSKPGGLINFLSSGSPPSKLPGDSHQNKGVTFKAETVGSPRKTVNSPDNKYLRPQKSSSSKVSAFTRFRKFSTSEDKVPVKSGRSVQGMSVGTFKPIQHETSLHRPVSLKDFRTLSNSPLLDEGSKRHRTLSTSPQSERLARKQEEDKDRESTYL; this comes from the exons AATGTGATGATGATGGGAAACAGAAACTACGACCCCCTCCCATAGAG ACACCTACTAATGTAATGGGGCACGGGCCTCGGACCCCAGGGGGGTCGAAAGAGAAGGAGAAGAAAATCGGGCACAGACGAGTCGATGAGACGGGAATTGTCACTTACAAAAAG AAACCAACCTCTGAGTTGATGGCAGCCATTCAGCTGGGTATTGGGGCCAGTGTAGGGGGGCTCTCATCCAAACCTGAACGTGATGTGCTCATGCAGGATTTCCAAGTCGTGGACAGTGTATTCTTTCCTTC GGAAGGAAGTAACCTAACACCGGCCCATCATTACAGTGATTTCAGGTTCAAGACCTACGCTCCGATCGCATTTAGGTACTTTCGGGAATTGTTTGGCATTCAGCCGGACGATTTTCTG CTGTCGTTATGTGACGAGCCATTAAAGGAACTGTCCAATCCTGGTGCTAGTGGTAGTATATTTTACCTGACGTCAGACGACGAGTTCATCATAAAAACTGTACAGCACAAAGAAGCGGATTTCTTACAGAAACTATTACCAGGATATTATATG AATTTAAACCAAAATCCCAGGACGTTACTGCCCAAGTTCTACGGCTTATATTGTTATCAG TGTGGTGGGAAAAATATCCGATTTGTGGTTATGAACAATTTATTACCATCTTCTGTGAGACTTCATGAAAAGTATGATCTTAAAGGAAGCACGTACAAACGGAAGGCATCGAAACACGAACGAAGTAAAAACAGTCCTACACTTAAAGACTTAGATTTTATTGACATTCATCCTGAAGGGATTCTATTGGAAAAGGACAAACATGATGCGTTAGTGAAAACCATGCAGAGAGATTGTCGG GTGCTAGAGAGTTTTAAGATTATGGACTACAGCTTATTGTTAGGGATATATAACTTAGATCAGGTAACTCGGGATAAG GTTAAGGAGTCGGAGACCGTTAATCAGGAAACAACAACAAATTCGAGTGCTGGGACGTCCCAGGGCGGGGCCTCGTCTCTACCGCCTGATTCGCTCGCAGATTCATACCCAGGTGCCACAACTTCTCCTCCCAAAACAG gtTCATCGCTGGCAAGGACCAAGTCAATGAAGACACGATTAGCTAACTATTCCACTGCTATCGAGGCTATTCAAGCGTCCAGAGGATACGATGACGACGAAGATGAGGATGAAGATATACc ACCTGGAGGTATTCCAGCTAAGAATGCCAAAGGTGAACGTCTCCTAATGTACATGGGTGTTATAGATGTTCTACAGAGTTACAGGTTTAAGAAGAAGTTCGAACACACAATGAAATCCATAGTTATAGACGGC GACACGATATCGGTTCATCGACCAAGCTACTATTCCCAAAGATTCCAGAACTTTTTTGAAAAACGTGTATTTAGAAAGCTACAAACTC CCCTGAAGCATTCACCTTCTAAGAGGAAGCCTGGCGGTCCTAAGAAGTCTTCAGGTCATTCCGAGTCGGAAGGTGTGACAGAAGTTCCAAGGAGGACAGGGGTCACGGACAGGTCACATAGGACCATTAGTTTTACAGAAGACAAAACACCCATTCCAG GTACCACAGGAGGCAGGCCGGATCTGCTACCAGAAAATTCCACACCACCCCCAACATTTGACGAGGCGGTGGGCTCTCTGACACCCAAAAGAGGGCGTAGTGGAACAGACATATCTCATTCTCCTAAATCTGTATCCCCTTCGGGGGAGAGTATTAGTGAGGGAAGGAG ACCTGAAGTACAGGTGAGCGGTACATTCCAAGTAACCTACCAGGAGTCGAGTACATCATTATCTCACACCTCCCCCGTGATGCGGACCTCCCCTCCCCTCAGCATCTCCGAGTCGACACCCACACATACAGACTACACTGAGGGAACTCCCAGCTACACACCATCTAGTCCGAGTTGCTATAGTGACATAG ATCAAGCTTTCCAGGCAGAGCTGGACAAAGATGTACAAGTACAAGCGTCTCCCTCAACACTTTCTCCTgcaaggtcaaaggtcactgTGACCACTACAAGTAGTACAGAGACATCATATACAAGTGCTCTGGAAAACCCGTACAGCAGCGATAGTGAACGGGGTCCAACAAACTCTGACAGTAACTATAGTGACAGTGCACGACCTTCGCCTGACAAAGTGGGTCAAGGTCGCATAAATAAACcacaagttcaaggtcacataTCAACACCAGTGTCAAATTACAATGATATTCAAAACAATTCCACAAATGAGGAAGGTGAAGTGTCAAAGACCAAAGGTCAAAGTTCGCAGGGGTCTAATGAATTAGAAGTTCAGGAGTCAGAAGtg AAAAGCGTTTCACCCACCACCATCCACAAACAGAGACGAGTTCACTTTGAGTCTGATGACGAAGCTGAACCATCAGGCAGTAATATTGTAAAACCAGAAACTCCTAGTTGGCAAGAG AATGTTTATGACCTTGAGTCCTCCTTGACCTATGATTCCGACGACTCGTCATTTGTTACCAACAGCGAGGTCTCATCTACTTTTTCTATGCCCGATGATCCCTCGTCTCCCAGTTTCTATGGTGATGGTGTACACTGTGTCCCCCCTGACGTTACCACTACTAACACCACCAAGTTTCGTAAATCAGTTCCATATACTAACACTCCCCACGTACCAATCCCTTCTAAGCCGGGAGGTCTTATCAACTTCCTCAGCTCCGGTAGTCCCCCATCAAAGCTGCCTGGGGACAGTCATCAAAACAAGGGAGTTACTTTCAAAGCCGAGACTGTCGGAAGTCCGCGCAAAACTGTCAACTCACCTGATAACAAGTATCTGCGTCCACAGAAATCCAGCAGCAGCAAGGTCTCTGCTTTTACCAGGTTTAGAAAGTTTAGTACCAGTGAGGATAAAGTGCCGGTTAAATCCGGGCGGTCAGTACAAGGGATGAGTGTTGGCACTTTTAAACCGATACAGCATGAGACTTCCTTACACCGACCGGTCAGTCTAAAGGATTTCCGGACGCTGTCCAACTCACCACTGTTAGACGAGGGGTCAAAACGACATAGGACGCTGTCCACGTCTCCGCAGTCTGAGAGACTCGCCAGAAAACAGGAAGAGGATAAAGATAGGGAATCAACTTATCTTTGA
- the LOC138306749 gene encoding phosphatidylinositol 4-phosphate 5-kinase type-1 gamma-like isoform X2, whose translation MATNLLQTSEFRERENDVSSVKEGSEDECDDDGKQKLRPPPIETPTNVMGHGPRTPGGSKEKEKKIGHRRVDETGIVTYKKKPTSELMAAIQLGIGASVGGLSSKPERDVLMQDFQVVDSVFFPSEGSNLTPAHHYSDFRFKTYAPIAFRYFRELFGIQPDDFLLSLCDEPLKELSNPGASGSIFYLTSDDEFIIKTVQHKEADFLQKLLPGYYMNLNQNPRTLLPKFYGLYCYQCGGKNIRFVVMNNLLPSSVRLHEKYDLKGSTYKRKASKHERSKNSPTLKDLDFIDIHPEGILLEKDKHDALVKTMQRDCRVLESFKIMDYSLLLGIYNLDQVTRDKVKESETVNQETTTNSSAGTSQGGASSLPPDSLADSYPGSSLARTKSMKTRLANYSTAIEAIQASRGYDDDEDEDEDIPPGGIPAKNAKGERLLMYMGVIDVLQSYRFKKKFEHTMKSIVIDGDTISVHRPSYYSQRFQNFFEKRVFRKLQTPLKHSPSKRKPGGPKKSSGHSESEGVTEVPRRTGVTDRSHRTISFTEDKTPIPGTTGGRPDLLPENSTPPPTFDEAVGSLTPKRGRSGTDISHSPKSVSPSGESISEGRRPEVQVSGTFQVTYQESSTSLSHTSPVMRTSPPLSISESTPTHTDYTEGTPSYTPSSPSCYSDIDQAFQAELDKDVQVQASPSTLSPARSKVTVTTTSSTETSYTSALENPYSSDSERGPTNSDSNYSDSARPSPDKVGQGRINKPQVQGHISTPVSNYNDIQNNSTNEEGEVSKTKGQSSQGSNELEVQESEVKSVSPTTIHKQRRVHFESDDEAEPSGSNIVKPETPSWQENVYDLESSLTYDSDDSSFVTNSEVSSTFSMPDDPSSPSFYGDGVHCVPPDVTTTNTTKFRKSVPYTNTPHVPIPSKPGGLINFLSSGSPPSKLPGDSHQNKGVTFKAETVGSPRKTVNSPDNKYLRPQKSSSSKVSAFTRFRKFSTSEDKVPVKSGRSVQGMSVGTFKPIQHETSLHRPVSLKDFRTLSNSPLLDEGSKRHRTLSTSPQSERLARKQEEDKDRESTYL comes from the exons AATGTGATGATGATGGGAAACAGAAACTACGACCCCCTCCCATAGAG ACACCTACTAATGTAATGGGGCACGGGCCTCGGACCCCAGGGGGGTCGAAAGAGAAGGAGAAGAAAATCGGGCACAGACGAGTCGATGAGACGGGAATTGTCACTTACAAAAAG AAACCAACCTCTGAGTTGATGGCAGCCATTCAGCTGGGTATTGGGGCCAGTGTAGGGGGGCTCTCATCCAAACCTGAACGTGATGTGCTCATGCAGGATTTCCAAGTCGTGGACAGTGTATTCTTTCCTTC GGAAGGAAGTAACCTAACACCGGCCCATCATTACAGTGATTTCAGGTTCAAGACCTACGCTCCGATCGCATTTAGGTACTTTCGGGAATTGTTTGGCATTCAGCCGGACGATTTTCTG CTGTCGTTATGTGACGAGCCATTAAAGGAACTGTCCAATCCTGGTGCTAGTGGTAGTATATTTTACCTGACGTCAGACGACGAGTTCATCATAAAAACTGTACAGCACAAAGAAGCGGATTTCTTACAGAAACTATTACCAGGATATTATATG AATTTAAACCAAAATCCCAGGACGTTACTGCCCAAGTTCTACGGCTTATATTGTTATCAG TGTGGTGGGAAAAATATCCGATTTGTGGTTATGAACAATTTATTACCATCTTCTGTGAGACTTCATGAAAAGTATGATCTTAAAGGAAGCACGTACAAACGGAAGGCATCGAAACACGAACGAAGTAAAAACAGTCCTACACTTAAAGACTTAGATTTTATTGACATTCATCCTGAAGGGATTCTATTGGAAAAGGACAAACATGATGCGTTAGTGAAAACCATGCAGAGAGATTGTCGG GTGCTAGAGAGTTTTAAGATTATGGACTACAGCTTATTGTTAGGGATATATAACTTAGATCAGGTAACTCGGGATAAG GTTAAGGAGTCGGAGACCGTTAATCAGGAAACAACAACAAATTCGAGTGCTGGGACGTCCCAGGGCGGGGCCTCGTCTCTACCGCCTGATTCGCTCGCAGATTCATACCCAG gtTCATCGCTGGCAAGGACCAAGTCAATGAAGACACGATTAGCTAACTATTCCACTGCTATCGAGGCTATTCAAGCGTCCAGAGGATACGATGACGACGAAGATGAGGATGAAGATATACc ACCTGGAGGTATTCCAGCTAAGAATGCCAAAGGTGAACGTCTCCTAATGTACATGGGTGTTATAGATGTTCTACAGAGTTACAGGTTTAAGAAGAAGTTCGAACACACAATGAAATCCATAGTTATAGACGGC GACACGATATCGGTTCATCGACCAAGCTACTATTCCCAAAGATTCCAGAACTTTTTTGAAAAACGTGTATTTAGAAAGCTACAAACTC CCCTGAAGCATTCACCTTCTAAGAGGAAGCCTGGCGGTCCTAAGAAGTCTTCAGGTCATTCCGAGTCGGAAGGTGTGACAGAAGTTCCAAGGAGGACAGGGGTCACGGACAGGTCACATAGGACCATTAGTTTTACAGAAGACAAAACACCCATTCCAG GTACCACAGGAGGCAGGCCGGATCTGCTACCAGAAAATTCCACACCACCCCCAACATTTGACGAGGCGGTGGGCTCTCTGACACCCAAAAGAGGGCGTAGTGGAACAGACATATCTCATTCTCCTAAATCTGTATCCCCTTCGGGGGAGAGTATTAGTGAGGGAAGGAG ACCTGAAGTACAGGTGAGCGGTACATTCCAAGTAACCTACCAGGAGTCGAGTACATCATTATCTCACACCTCCCCCGTGATGCGGACCTCCCCTCCCCTCAGCATCTCCGAGTCGACACCCACACATACAGACTACACTGAGGGAACTCCCAGCTACACACCATCTAGTCCGAGTTGCTATAGTGACATAG ATCAAGCTTTCCAGGCAGAGCTGGACAAAGATGTACAAGTACAAGCGTCTCCCTCAACACTTTCTCCTgcaaggtcaaaggtcactgTGACCACTACAAGTAGTACAGAGACATCATATACAAGTGCTCTGGAAAACCCGTACAGCAGCGATAGTGAACGGGGTCCAACAAACTCTGACAGTAACTATAGTGACAGTGCACGACCTTCGCCTGACAAAGTGGGTCAAGGTCGCATAAATAAACcacaagttcaaggtcacataTCAACACCAGTGTCAAATTACAATGATATTCAAAACAATTCCACAAATGAGGAAGGTGAAGTGTCAAAGACCAAAGGTCAAAGTTCGCAGGGGTCTAATGAATTAGAAGTTCAGGAGTCAGAAGtg AAAAGCGTTTCACCCACCACCATCCACAAACAGAGACGAGTTCACTTTGAGTCTGATGACGAAGCTGAACCATCAGGCAGTAATATTGTAAAACCAGAAACTCCTAGTTGGCAAGAG AATGTTTATGACCTTGAGTCCTCCTTGACCTATGATTCCGACGACTCGTCATTTGTTACCAACAGCGAGGTCTCATCTACTTTTTCTATGCCCGATGATCCCTCGTCTCCCAGTTTCTATGGTGATGGTGTACACTGTGTCCCCCCTGACGTTACCACTACTAACACCACCAAGTTTCGTAAATCAGTTCCATATACTAACACTCCCCACGTACCAATCCCTTCTAAGCCGGGAGGTCTTATCAACTTCCTCAGCTCCGGTAGTCCCCCATCAAAGCTGCCTGGGGACAGTCATCAAAACAAGGGAGTTACTTTCAAAGCCGAGACTGTCGGAAGTCCGCGCAAAACTGTCAACTCACCTGATAACAAGTATCTGCGTCCACAGAAATCCAGCAGCAGCAAGGTCTCTGCTTTTACCAGGTTTAGAAAGTTTAGTACCAGTGAGGATAAAGTGCCGGTTAAATCCGGGCGGTCAGTACAAGGGATGAGTGTTGGCACTTTTAAACCGATACAGCATGAGACTTCCTTACACCGACCGGTCAGTCTAAAGGATTTCCGGACGCTGTCCAACTCACCACTGTTAGACGAGGGGTCAAAACGACATAGGACGCTGTCCACGTCTCCGCAGTCTGAGAGACTCGCCAGAAAACAGGAAGAGGATAAAGATAGGGAATCAACTTATCTTTGA